Proteins co-encoded in one Streptosporangiales bacterium genomic window:
- a CDS encoding glycerate kinase codes for MHLIAAPDKFRGTASAPEVAAAIADAAAVAGWSCRQLPLADGGEGTVDAFDGPNRWTEVTGPLGGPVEAAWRLDGAVAVVEMASASGLALAGGKSRNDPVTASTVGTGQLIAAAIDAGAQRVIVGIGGSATTDGGLGAVDVLEPYAPLDASRGAQVLVACDVTTPFVDAAAIFGPQKGADEHQIGQLRQRLVDLAGTYADRFGVHVADLPGSGGAGGLGGGLAALGATLAPGFDLIADERGLPAAVAGADLVITGEGLLDPQSLAGKVVGGVAKIAGDERTAAVVGAVADGMTVPFPVISLLATYGEQRAFRNTLSCVREATAGLLERHRG; via the coding sequence ATGCACCTGATCGCCGCGCCGGACAAGTTCCGGGGTACCGCGTCCGCACCCGAGGTCGCCGCGGCCATTGCCGACGCTGCCGCCGTCGCCGGGTGGAGCTGCCGGCAGCTGCCGCTGGCCGACGGGGGTGAGGGCACCGTCGACGCGTTCGACGGCCCGAACCGGTGGACCGAGGTGACCGGGCCGCTTGGCGGGCCGGTCGAGGCCGCCTGGCGGCTGGACGGTGCGGTCGCCGTGGTGGAGATGGCCAGCGCGTCCGGCCTGGCGCTGGCCGGCGGCAAGAGCCGCAACGACCCGGTCACGGCGAGCACCGTAGGCACCGGCCAGCTGATCGCCGCCGCCATCGACGCGGGCGCGCAGCGGGTCATCGTCGGCATCGGCGGGTCCGCGACCACCGACGGCGGGCTGGGTGCCGTGGACGTGCTCGAGCCGTACGCGCCGCTGGACGCCAGCCGCGGCGCGCAGGTGCTCGTCGCCTGTGACGTGACCACGCCGTTCGTGGACGCCGCCGCCATCTTCGGCCCGCAGAAGGGCGCGGACGAGCACCAGATCGGGCAGCTGCGGCAGCGGCTGGTCGACCTGGCCGGCACGTACGCGGACCGGTTCGGAGTGCACGTGGCCGACCTGCCAGGCTCCGGCGGTGCCGGCGGCCTAGGCGGCGGGCTCGCCGCACTCGGCGCCACCCTGGCGCCGGGCTTCGACCTGATCGCGGACGAACGCGGGCTCCCCGCCGCGGTGGCCGGCGCCGACCTGGTCATCACCGGTGAGGGCCTGCTCGACCCGCAGTCGCTGGCCGGCAAGGTGGTCGGCGGTGTGGCGAAGATCGCCGGTGACGAGCGCACCGCCGCCGTGGTCGGCGCCGTGGCCGACGGAATGACCGTGCCGTTCCCCGTCATCAGCCTGCTCGCCACGTACGGGGAGCAGCGCGCGTTCCGCAACACCCTCAGCTGTGTCCGCGAGGCGACGGCGGGACTGCTGGAGCGCCACCGTGGCTGA
- a CDS encoding histidine ammonia-lyase: MLLDGRSLRCADVEHIAWQQATVDVDPQARQRVADARAAVLDVADRRPVYGLSTGVGANRAVAVDDDEMGGHGMRLLRSHAACTGPTEDDTVVRATLAIRLNQVLAGGSGIRPQVVDALSAALTADALPSLHRYGSLGTGDLSPLAELGLTLAGELPSRTGGVPPIRFAAGEALAFMSSSAVTLATATLASGAAARMIEASQVVAALSFLALEGSDEAYAAAVHGARPHPGAVRVAGQLRRLLGATRPASRIQDPFALRAIPQVNGAAVEALDRVRDVIDVEINAAVENPLVVPGTGDVPADVYHHGQFHATETASALDAARPALASACALSTGRLSALLEPDLTGLSVFLATGPAGSSGLLVLEYVAHDVLAEIQHAAAPVTTRTAVISRGLEDHASFATQGARLTAQLAEQMPIVLGCELVAAVRALRAAPERLTDAPAREAFEAADTALPADGSDRPHQEDIAAAVTLLPHLPDLVAGHS, encoded by the coding sequence ATACTCCTCGACGGCCGGTCGCTGCGATGCGCCGACGTGGAACACATCGCCTGGCAGCAGGCGACCGTCGACGTCGACCCACAGGCACGGCAACGCGTCGCCGATGCCAGGGCGGCGGTGCTCGACGTGGCCGACCGCCGGCCGGTCTACGGGCTCTCCACCGGCGTCGGCGCGAACCGCGCGGTCGCGGTCGACGACGACGAGATGGGCGGCCACGGCATGCGGCTGCTGCGCAGCCACGCGGCCTGCACCGGGCCGACCGAGGACGACACCGTCGTCCGCGCGACGCTGGCCATCCGGCTGAACCAGGTGCTCGCCGGCGGCTCCGGCATCCGCCCGCAGGTGGTCGACGCGCTGTCGGCTGCCCTGACCGCGGACGCCCTCCCCTCGCTGCACAGGTACGGGTCGCTGGGCACCGGCGACCTCTCCCCGCTCGCGGAGCTCGGCCTCACGCTGGCCGGCGAGCTGCCGTCGCGTACCGGCGGCGTACCGCCGATCCGGTTCGCGGCCGGTGAGGCGTTGGCGTTCATGAGCAGCAGCGCCGTCACGCTGGCCACCGCGACGCTCGCGAGCGGGGCGGCGGCGCGGATGATCGAGGCCAGCCAGGTAGTCGCCGCACTGTCGTTCCTCGCCCTGGAAGGCAGCGACGAGGCGTACGCGGCCGCGGTGCACGGCGCCAGGCCGCACCCCGGCGCGGTGCGGGTGGCCGGTCAGCTGCGCCGGTTGCTCGGCGCCACCCGACCGGCAAGCAGGATCCAGGACCCGTTCGCGCTCCGCGCGATCCCACAGGTGAACGGCGCCGCGGTGGAAGCGCTCGACCGGGTGCGCGACGTCATCGACGTGGAGATCAACGCGGCGGTGGAGAACCCGCTTGTGGTTCCGGGCACCGGCGACGTACCGGCCGACGTTTACCACCACGGGCAGTTCCACGCGACCGAGACTGCCTCCGCGCTGGACGCGGCACGGCCCGCCCTCGCGTCCGCATGCGCGCTGTCGACCGGACGCCTCAGCGCACTGCTCGAGCCCGACCTCACCGGGTTGAGCGTCTTCCTCGCCACCGGCCCTGCGGGCAGCTCGGGACTGCTCGTGCTGGAGTACGTCGCCCACGACGTGCTCGCTGAGATCCAGCACGCGGCGGCGCCGGTCACCACCCGCACTGCGGTCATCTCCCGCGGGCTGGAGGACCACGCCAGCTTCGCCACCCAGGGCGCCAGGCTCACCGCGCAGCTGGCCGAGCAGATGCCCATCGTGCTCGGGTGCGAGCTGGTCGCTGCCGTCCGGGCGCTGCGCGCCGCGCCGGAGCGGCTGACCGACGCACCGGCACGGGAGGCGTTCGAGGCCGCGGACACCGCGCTGCCCGCCGACGGCAGCGACCGGCCGCACCAGGAGGACATCGCGGCCGCCGTCACGCTGCTGCCCCACCTGCCGGACCTGGTCGCCGGGCATTCCTGA
- the dnaB gene encoding replicative DNA helicase: protein MSVAELQPVGNSDFGRTPPHDLYAEQCVVGGMLLSKDAIADVVEVLGPGDFYRPAHQVLFDIVIDLYGRGEPADAVTTAAELTKRGEIARVGGAEYLHTLMALVPVAANAGYYARIVHERAILRRLVEVGSRITQMGYSADAEVDDIVDRAQAEVYAVTERRTGDDYHRLGDLLPPTLDEIEAIGSRGGAIFGVPTGFSELDQLTNGLHPGQMVIIAARPAMGKSTLALDLARAAAVKNSLATVIFSLEMSRSEITMRLLSAEAKVALHSMRSGSLSDDDWTRLARRMSEVSEAPLFVDDSPNMTMMEIRAKARRLKQQHDLRMVIVDYMQLMQSPRRVDSRQQEVSEISRSMKLLAKEIDVPVIALSQLNRGPEQRTDKKPQLSDLRESGSLEQDADMVFLLHREDLYEKESPRAGEADVIVAKHRNGPTKTVTVAFQGHYSRFVDMAPV, encoded by the coding sequence GTGAGCGTCGCGGAGCTCCAGCCGGTCGGCAATTCCGACTTCGGCCGCACGCCACCGCACGACCTCTACGCCGAACAGTGCGTCGTCGGCGGCATGTTGCTGAGCAAGGACGCGATCGCCGACGTGGTGGAGGTGCTCGGCCCGGGCGACTTCTACCGGCCGGCACACCAGGTGCTCTTCGACATCGTCATCGACCTGTACGGCAGGGGTGAGCCGGCCGACGCGGTGACCACGGCCGCGGAGCTGACCAAGCGCGGCGAGATCGCCCGGGTCGGTGGCGCGGAGTACCTGCACACGCTGATGGCCCTGGTGCCGGTCGCCGCGAACGCCGGGTACTACGCGCGCATCGTGCACGAGCGCGCGATCCTGCGCCGGCTGGTCGAGGTCGGCAGCCGGATCACCCAGATGGGGTACTCCGCCGACGCCGAGGTCGACGACATCGTCGACCGGGCCCAGGCGGAGGTCTACGCCGTCACCGAACGGCGTACCGGTGACGACTACCACCGGCTCGGCGACCTGCTCCCGCCGACGCTCGACGAGATCGAGGCGATCGGCAGCCGGGGCGGCGCCATCTTCGGGGTGCCGACCGGGTTCTCCGAGCTCGACCAGCTCACCAACGGGCTGCACCCGGGCCAGATGGTCATTATCGCCGCCCGTCCTGCGATGGGTAAGTCGACGTTGGCGCTCGACCTGGCCAGGGCCGCGGCGGTTAAGAACAGCCTGGCCACGGTGATCTTCAGCCTGGAGATGAGCCGTAGCGAGATCACCATGCGGTTGCTGTCCGCGGAGGCGAAGGTGGCGCTGCACTCGATGCGGTCCGGCAGCCTCTCCGACGACGACTGGACCCGGCTGGCCAGGCGGATGAGCGAGGTCAGCGAGGCGCCGCTGTTCGTGGACGACTCGCCGAACATGACCATGATGGAGATCCGGGCGAAGGCCAGGCGGCTGAAGCAGCAGCACGACCTGCGGATGGTCATCGTCGACTACATGCAGCTGATGCAGAGCCCGCGCCGGGTGGACAGCAGGCAGCAGGAGGTCTCCGAGATCTCCCGGTCGATGAAGCTGCTGGCCAAGGAGATCGACGTCCCGGTGATCGCGCTGAGCCAGCTCAACCGTGGCCCCGAGCAACGCACCGACAAGAAGCCGCAGCTGTCCGACCTGCGTGAGTCCGGTTCGCTGGAACAGGACGCCGACATGGTGTTCCTGCTGCACCGCGAGGACCTGTACGAGAAGGAGTCGCCGCGCGCCGGCGAGGCGGACGTGATCGTGGCGAAGCACCGCAACGGCCCCACGAAGACGGTGACCGTCGCGTTCCAGGGCCACTACAGCCGCTTCGTCGACATGGCTCCCGTCTGA
- a CDS encoding RNA polymerase sigma-70 factor, with protein sequence MADLHAATEVFTAHRGLLFGLAYRILGRVADAEDVVQEAWLRWQRTEHDTIADARGFLVRVVNRLAIDRYRQAKARRECYVGEWLPEPLLTESAADTVETTETVSLAILVVLENLSPQERVVFVLHEAFDYPYAEIAEIVDRSEPAVRQLASRARAHVQDQRPRFDADATAQRHVTEQFVAAAGNGDVAGLLALLAPDVELHSDGGGKAKAPLRTIVGADKVARFLVAIAQEPPYTDPVMRMATVNGGQALVVTDDGRPVTVFTVDLRDGQIQQVRILANPDKLSGVSRVT encoded by the coding sequence GTGGCTGACCTGCACGCGGCGACCGAGGTCTTCACCGCGCACCGCGGCCTGCTCTTCGGTCTCGCGTACCGCATCCTCGGTCGCGTCGCGGACGCCGAGGACGTCGTGCAGGAGGCATGGCTGCGCTGGCAGCGCACCGAGCACGACACGATCGCCGACGCCCGCGGCTTCCTGGTGCGGGTGGTCAACCGGCTGGCCATCGACAGGTACCGGCAGGCGAAGGCACGCAGGGAGTGCTACGTCGGCGAGTGGTTGCCAGAGCCGCTGCTGACCGAGTCAGCAGCCGACACCGTGGAAACCACCGAGACGGTCTCGCTGGCCATCCTGGTGGTGCTGGAGAACCTCTCCCCGCAGGAGCGGGTGGTGTTCGTGCTGCACGAGGCGTTCGACTACCCGTACGCGGAGATCGCCGAGATCGTCGACCGCAGCGAGCCCGCCGTACGCCAGCTGGCGAGCAGGGCGCGGGCGCACGTCCAGGATCAGCGACCGCGCTTCGACGCCGACGCGACGGCGCAGCGGCACGTCACCGAGCAGTTCGTGGCGGCCGCGGGCAACGGCGACGTGGCCGGCCTGCTCGCCCTGCTCGCCCCGGACGTGGAGCTGCACTCCGACGGCGGCGGCAAGGCGAAGGCGCCGCTACGTACCATCGTCGGCGCCGACAAGGTCGCGCGCTTCCTGGTGGCGATCGCGCAGGAACCGCCGTACACCGACCCGGTCATGCGGATGGCCACCGTCAACGGCGGCCAGGCGCTCGTGGTGACCGACGACGGCAGGCCCGTCACGGTGTTCACCGTCGACCTGCGCGACGGGCAGATCCAGCAGGTGCGGATACTCGCCAACCCGGACAAGCTCAGCGGGGTGAGCCGGGTCACGTAG
- a CDS encoding oxidoreductase translates to MKVLILGGTAWLGGVLARIAATRGHEVTCLARGESGNPPPGVRWVAADRRVDSAYDDVRDTDWDEVLDVSWQPGMVRSAVLALADRAAHWTHMSSCSVSASDDVPGADESAPVHPPLAADEAGWSEYGPAKSACEQAVGEALGDRVLVARAGLIGGRGDGSDRFGYWPARFAWAAEHPADADGAVLAPAALDQPTQTVHVDDLAEWLVDCAECRVGGTYNAVGEQVPLGDVLAAARAAAGHTGPLVTADPEWLLAQGIDFWMGPESLPLWLPGPEYAGHPARSDAAAVAAGLRRRPVADLVADALGWERELGLARDRKAGLTRARERELLGQLADGTGAPELSTG, encoded by the coding sequence ATGAAGGTACTGATTCTCGGTGGCACGGCCTGGTTGGGCGGCGTGCTGGCCCGCATCGCCGCCACCCGCGGACACGAGGTGACGTGCCTGGCACGCGGCGAGAGCGGCAACCCGCCGCCCGGCGTGCGCTGGGTCGCCGCGGACCGCCGGGTCGACTCCGCGTACGACGACGTCCGCGACACCGACTGGGACGAGGTGCTCGACGTCTCCTGGCAGCCGGGCATGGTGCGGTCGGCGGTACTCGCGCTCGCGGACCGGGCCGCGCACTGGACGCACATGTCGTCGTGCTCGGTGTCCGCGTCCGACGACGTGCCGGGTGCGGACGAGTCGGCGCCTGTGCACCCGCCGCTGGCCGCCGACGAGGCCGGCTGGTCGGAGTACGGCCCGGCCAAGTCGGCGTGCGAGCAGGCCGTCGGGGAAGCTCTCGGCGACCGCGTACTGGTCGCGCGGGCCGGCCTGATCGGCGGCCGCGGGGACGGCAGCGACCGGTTCGGCTACTGGCCGGCGCGCTTCGCCTGGGCGGCCGAGCACCCGGCGGACGCCGACGGTGCCGTGCTCGCCCCGGCCGCCCTGGACCAGCCGACGCAGACGGTACACGTGGACGACCTGGCCGAGTGGCTGGTCGACTGCGCCGAGTGCCGCGTCGGCGGCACGTACAACGCGGTCGGCGAGCAGGTGCCGCTCGGGGATGTGCTCGCGGCCGCCCGCGCCGCCGCCGGTCACACCGGCCCGTTGGTCACCGCCGACCCGGAGTGGTTGCTCGCGCAGGGGATCGACTTCTGGATGGGCCCTGAGTCGCTGCCGCTGTGGCTGCCAGGACCGGAGTACGCAGGGCACCCGGCTCGGTCGGACGCCGCGGCGGTCGCTGCCGGGCTGCGCCGCCGGCCGGTTGCCGACCTGGTCGCCGACGCGCTCGGGTGGGAGCGGGAGCTCGGCTTGGCCAGGGACCGCAAGGCGGGCCTGACGCGGGCGAGGGAACGCGAGCTGCTCGGGCAGCTGGCCGACGGCACCGGAGCGCCTGAGTTGTCCACAGGGTAG
- a CDS encoding RDD family protein, with amino-acid sequence MVSAGTQAYGPRYANWGWRVLSSLIDTLVFYLPLLLVFVGVNALGMVDAEGDPDGPVANLVVGVAAALALGFAVVNRIVLDGRGQSVGRRLTGTRLVSLRNGTPIGAGRAALRNLCHVLDSIPLDIGYLMPLFTKERQTLADMVMRTVVVRVRS; translated from the coding sequence ATGGTGAGTGCAGGCACACAGGCGTACGGACCGCGCTACGCGAACTGGGGCTGGCGGGTGTTGTCCTCGCTCATCGACACGCTCGTCTTCTACCTGCCACTCCTGCTGGTGTTCGTGGGCGTGAACGCGCTGGGCATGGTCGACGCCGAAGGCGACCCGGACGGCCCGGTGGCGAACCTCGTCGTCGGCGTCGCCGCCGCGCTCGCCCTCGGCTTCGCGGTGGTCAACAGGATCGTGCTCGACGGCCGCGGCCAGTCCGTCGGCCGGCGGTTGACCGGCACCCGGCTGGTCTCGCTGCGCAACGGAACCCCGATCGGCGCGGGCCGCGCGGCCCTGCGGAACCTCTGTCACGTGCTCGACTCGATCCCGCTGGACATCGGGTACCTGATGCCGCTGTTCACCAAGGAACGCCAGACGCTGGCCGACATGGTGATGCGCACCGTCGTAGTACGGGTCAGGTCCTAG
- a CDS encoding NAD(P)-binding protein, which translates to MDVTVVGGGLAGLVAAITAAEAGAQVRLYEAHSQLGGRARTTDGAYLANDGTRVFYSDGPHWAWLNQRGLAEPAAALGARELTRGVFRHDGRMRRTPPAGLLRAARHRRLRAPVDRDFHSWSVEHLGLAATRAVEGFAGILTYDANPGRLSAEFVWTRFLRVARPAPRYVIGGWQAVVDRLAAHAEQLGVHLETGSRITTVPVTPLVVATQLASARQLLGDETLVGTSGNSALLDVGLVADQRDPFLAWDLDEGGFVERYSSPDPSLAPAGHSLVQAQLPLRAGETRAQARERLEQLFDQTFTGWRERVAWRRGAVATGRTGALDLPGRTWRDRPAIDRGHGIYLAGDEVAAPGLLSEVAFNSALEAGRRAAAGRRSARPADDAEAAEHV; encoded by the coding sequence GTGGATGTCACGGTCGTAGGCGGTGGGTTGGCTGGCCTGGTGGCCGCGATCACCGCCGCGGAGGCCGGCGCGCAGGTCCGGCTGTACGAGGCACACAGCCAGCTCGGTGGCCGGGCACGTACGACGGACGGCGCGTACCTGGCCAACGACGGCACCAGGGTCTTCTACTCCGACGGACCGCACTGGGCCTGGCTGAACCAGCGCGGCCTCGCGGAACCCGCGGCGGCGCTGGGTGCCAGGGAGCTCACCCGCGGGGTGTTCAGGCACGACGGCCGGATGCGCCGGACGCCGCCGGCCGGGTTGCTCCGCGCGGCGCGCCACCGGCGGCTGCGGGCACCGGTGGACAGGGACTTCCACAGCTGGAGCGTCGAGCACCTCGGCCTCGCCGCGACCCGCGCCGTCGAGGGCTTCGCGGGCATCCTGACCTACGACGCGAACCCGGGCCGGCTGTCCGCCGAGTTCGTCTGGACGCGTTTCCTGCGGGTGGCGCGGCCGGCGCCGCGCTACGTCATCGGCGGCTGGCAGGCGGTGGTCGACCGGCTCGCGGCGCATGCCGAGCAGCTGGGCGTACACCTGGAGACCGGCAGCAGGATCACCACGGTGCCGGTGACGCCTCTCGTGGTCGCCACCCAGCTGGCCTCGGCCCGCCAGCTGCTCGGCGACGAAACGCTGGTCGGCACGAGCGGGAACAGCGCGCTGCTGGACGTCGGGCTGGTCGCCGACCAGCGCGACCCGTTCCTCGCCTGGGACCTGGACGAAGGCGGCTTCGTCGAGCGGTACTCGTCGCCGGACCCGTCGCTCGCGCCGGCCGGTCACTCGCTCGTGCAGGCGCAGCTGCCGCTGCGTGCGGGCGAGACCCGTGCGCAGGCACGGGAGCGGTTGGAGCAGCTCTTCGACCAGACGTTCACCGGCTGGCGGGAGCGGGTCGCCTGGCGCCGCGGCGCCGTCGCAACCGGACGCACCGGTGCCCTGGACCTCCCCGGCCGCACCTGGCGCGACCGGCCGGCGATCGACCGCGGCCACGGGATCTACCTGGCCGGTGACGAGGTGGCAGCGCCCGGTCTGCTCAGCGAGGTCGCGTTCAACAGCGCGCTCGAGGCCGGCCGCCGCGCTGCGGCCGGCCGGCGGTCAGCACGGCCCGCCGACGATGCCGAGGCCGCGGAGCACGTGTAG
- a CDS encoding HAD-IA family hydrolase, whose protein sequence is MADSAVRWVVFDYGEVISRRTAELPTLATLLGVAADDFADAYWSQREAYDRGCTDAEYWGAVAGQLGREIGPDLVDKLTDVDVRGWLQPVEESLALVGELHRTGVPIAVLSNAPASFGRALRQQDWVRQVDQLLISADLRSAKPDAAIWAELIDRVQAHPAELLFFDDKPTNVVGAHEAGLQTQVWTDAAAGRATLVEYGLLT, encoded by the coding sequence ATGGCTGACAGCGCGGTGCGGTGGGTGGTTTTCGACTACGGCGAGGTGATCAGTCGGCGTACGGCCGAGCTGCCGACCCTCGCCACGTTGCTCGGGGTGGCTGCGGACGACTTCGCCGACGCGTACTGGTCGCAGCGCGAGGCGTACGACCGCGGCTGCACCGACGCCGAGTACTGGGGTGCCGTCGCCGGCCAGCTCGGCCGCGAGATCGGGCCGGACCTGGTGGACAAGCTCACCGACGTGGACGTGCGGGGTTGGCTGCAGCCGGTCGAGGAGTCGCTCGCCCTGGTCGGTGAGCTGCACCGTACGGGCGTGCCGATCGCCGTGCTCTCGAACGCGCCGGCGTCGTTCGGCCGCGCGCTGCGGCAGCAAGACTGGGTGCGCCAGGTCGACCAGCTGCTGATCTCTGCGGACCTGCGCAGCGCGAAGCCGGACGCCGCGATCTGGGCCGAGCTGATCGACCGAGTGCAGGCCCACCCCGCCGAGCTGCTGTTCTTCGACGACAAGCCGACGAACGTCGTCGGCGCGCACGAGGCTGGCCTGCAGACACAGGTGTGGACGGACGCCGCAGCCGGCCGGGCAACGCTGGTGGAGTACGGCCTACTCACCTGA
- a CDS encoding TrkA family potassium uptake protein, with amino-acid sequence MPLPLRRPPRPGHLIVYGETPLAFRLVEELTSRFDENVTVILPPMKRADRRRISALKDANVVEAAVCDEDALRAANIESARAIAIVNQDDVGNIHVGLRARELNPDVRLVIHFFNTSLGSKVSRLFGDCVSLSDSGVAAPSFVAGAMDDAMSVNHVRLPGRTLYATRRRRARKHSVICGLANNLSAERPDLLPDNQEDADLVLAVADGSPAWFTTLRRQLRTAPQQLRTMVNGRLRFALLLMVVLLVLGTVLFALDGNYTVWDAIYLTLLDAAGATDPDRELSKVTKATQILVTVVGISIIPLLTAAVVDSVVGSRVNPYGTRRPLPYHGHVVVVGLGNVGTRVIRRLHDLGVPVVCVEGSENALGVPVARSKKLRIPVIIGDSTSEETLRAAGVNRCRALLAVTSDDITNLETGLQARELREDLRLVLRIGDDDLADRLQNEFDVDISRSVSYLAAPAFAAAMLEREVLGTLPVGRRVLLIAEVPVRPGSPLYGHRIADVHEPGKVRSSGCAGTASRYSTGRRPLTTR; translated from the coding sequence GTGCCCCTCCCCCTCCGTAGACCGCCGCGTCCCGGGCATCTGATCGTCTACGGCGAGACGCCTCTGGCGTTCCGGCTGGTCGAGGAACTCACCAGCCGGTTCGACGAGAACGTCACGGTCATCCTGCCGCCGATGAAACGCGCCGACAGGCGCCGGATCAGCGCGCTGAAGGACGCCAACGTCGTCGAGGCGGCCGTCTGCGACGAGGACGCCCTGCGGGCCGCGAACATCGAGTCCGCCCGCGCCATCGCCATCGTGAACCAGGACGACGTCGGCAACATCCACGTGGGCCTGCGGGCCCGCGAGCTCAACCCGGACGTACGGCTGGTCATCCACTTCTTCAACACCAGCCTGGGCAGCAAGGTCAGCCGGCTGTTCGGCGACTGCGTCTCGCTGTCGGACTCCGGCGTCGCCGCACCGTCGTTCGTGGCGGGAGCGATGGACGACGCGATGAGCGTCAACCACGTCCGGCTGCCCGGCCGGACGCTGTACGCCACGCGCCGGCGCAGGGCGCGCAAGCACAGCGTGATCTGTGGCCTGGCGAACAATCTCAGCGCCGAACGGCCGGACCTGCTGCCGGACAACCAGGAGGACGCCGACCTGGTACTCGCCGTCGCCGACGGCAGCCCGGCCTGGTTCACCACGCTGCGCCGGCAGCTGCGTACGGCACCCCAGCAGCTGCGCACCATGGTCAACGGCCGGCTGCGGTTCGCGCTGCTGCTGATGGTTGTGCTGCTGGTGCTCGGCACCGTGCTGTTCGCGCTGGACGGCAACTACACGGTCTGGGACGCCATCTACCTGACCCTGCTGGACGCCGCGGGCGCCACCGACCCGGACCGCGAGCTCAGCAAGGTGACGAAGGCGACCCAGATCCTCGTCACCGTCGTCGGCATCTCCATCATCCCGCTGCTCACCGCGGCGGTCGTCGACTCCGTGGTGGGCTCGCGGGTGAACCCGTACGGCACCAGGCGGCCGTTGCCGTACCACGGGCACGTCGTGGTGGTCGGCCTCGGCAACGTGGGTACCCGGGTGATCCGCCGGCTGCACGACCTCGGGGTCCCCGTCGTCTGCGTGGAGGGCAGCGAGAACGCGCTCGGCGTCCCCGTGGCGCGGAGCAAGAAACTGCGCATCCCCGTCATCATCGGCGACTCCACCAGCGAGGAAACGCTGCGCGCCGCGGGGGTCAACCGCTGCCGCGCGCTGCTGGCCGTGACCAGCGACGACATCACGAACCTGGAGACCGGACTGCAGGCGCGCGAACTACGCGAGGACCTGCGGCTGGTGCTGCGCATCGGCGACGACGACCTCGCGGACCGGCTGCAGAACGAGTTCGACGTGGACATCTCTCGCAGCGTCTCCTACCTCGCCGCACCGGCGTTCGCCGCCGCGATGCTCGAGCGCGAGGTGCTCGGCACGCTGCCGGTCGGTCGCCGGGTGCTGCTCATCGCCGAGGTGCCCGTACGGCCCGGGTCACCGCTGTACGGACACCGGATCGCGGACGTGCACGAGCCGGGGAAGGTCCGGTCATCGGGCTGCGCCGGCACGGCGAGCAGGTACTCGACTGGGCGCCGTCCGCTGACCACGCGCTGA
- a CDS encoding DUF1707 domain-containing protein: MTDNADRRRRLRIGDAEREAAIRDLGEHFAAGRLSEDEHSERIEQASAARTQEELDAVFTDLPRDSDESAAGEQQAQWHGPPWAQHGPPPWAAWGPQGGPPRRGGIGKAWRWLPVPFLVLAVLGAACAISKGFFPFFVIPLLAIATVFFVLGKKGYFGGDQRKPAGNG, from the coding sequence ATGACCGACAACGCGGACCGACGACGGCGGCTACGCATCGGCGACGCCGAGCGCGAGGCGGCCATCCGGGATCTGGGTGAGCATTTCGCCGCCGGCCGGTTGAGCGAGGACGAGCACAGCGAACGCATCGAGCAGGCGTCGGCGGCGCGCACCCAGGAGGAGCTCGACGCCGTCTTCACCGACCTGCCGCGCGACTCGGACGAGTCTGCGGCCGGCGAACAGCAGGCACAGTGGCACGGCCCGCCGTGGGCCCAGCACGGTCCGCCGCCGTGGGCAGCGTGGGGACCGCAGGGCGGCCCACCGCGGCGGGGCGGGATCGGCAAGGCCTGGCGCTGGTTGCCGGTGCCGTTCCTCGTGCTCGCGGTGCTGGGCGCGGCCTGCGCCATCTCGAAGGGGTTCTTCCCGTTCTTCGTGATCCCGCTGCTGGCCATCGCCACGGTGTTCTTCGTGCTCGGCAAGAAGGGCTACTTCGGCGGCGACCAGCGTAAGCCGGCCGGCAACGGCTAG